A single genomic interval of Theropithecus gelada isolate Dixy chromosome 16, Tgel_1.0, whole genome shotgun sequence harbors:
- the CCDC182 gene encoding coiled-coil domain-containing protein 182, whose protein sequence is MESLYQAGSILMTVNTLQGKKMVESGLQSGDFSLSQSWPSCLPPPADLEILQQKVAGVQRELEDFKKETLKSIHYLEDSFCEMNGALVQQEEQAARVRQRLREEEDRGIVRNKVLTFLLPREKQLREHCKRLEDLLLDRGRDALRATKKSQAD, encoded by the coding sequence ATGGAATCCCTCTACCAGGCTGGGTCCATTCTCATGACGGTGAATACTTTACAGGGGAAGAAAATGGTAGAGAGTGGCCTCCAGTCTGGAGACTTTTCCCTGTCCCAGTCATGGCCCTCCTGCCTCCCGCCACCTGCCGACTTGGAGATCCTGCAGCAGAAGGTGGCCGGGGTGCAACGGGAACTGGAAGACTTTAAGAAAGAGACATTGAAGTCCATCCATTACCTTGAGGACTCCTTCTGCGAGATGAATGGTGCCCTGGTGCAGCAGGAGGAGCAGGCGGCTCGTGTGAGGCAGCGGCTAAGGGAGGAGGAGGACCGTGGCATCGTGCGCAACAAGGTTCTCACTTTCCTGCTGCCGCGGGAGAAACAGCTCCGGGAGCATTGCAAGCGGCTGGAGGACCTGCTGCTGGACAGGGGCCGCGACGCCCTGCGTGCCACTAAGAAGAGCCAGGCTGACTGA